The region tcctaaaacaaatgattctcaataacaggacactttatcagctcctaaaagaaatgattctcaataacaggacactttatcagctgcTTCaagaaatgattctcaataacaggacactttatcagctccttcaagaaatgattctcaataacaggacactttatcagctccttaaagacaggattctcaataacaggacactttatcagctcctaaaagaaatgattctcaataacaggacactttatcagctccttcaagaaatgattctcaataacaggacactttatcagatcctaaaacaaatgattctcaataacaggaccctttatcagctcctaaaacaaatgattctcaataacaggacactttatcagctcctaaaagaaatgattctcaataacaggacactttatcagctccttaaagacaggattctcaataacaggacactttatcagctcctaaaacaaatgattctcaataacaggacactttatcagctcctaaaacaaatgattctcaataacaggacactttatcagctcctaaaagaaatgattctcaataacaggacactttatcagctcctaaaagaaatgattctcaataacaggacactttatcagctcctaaaacaaatgattctcaataacaggacactttatcagctcctaaaagaaatgattctcaataacaggacactttatcagctccttcaagaaatgattctcaataacaggacactttatcagctccttaaagacaggattctcaataacaggacgttttatcagctcctaaaagaaatgattctcaataacaggacactttatcagctccttaaagacaggattctcaataacaggacgttttatcagctcctaaaagaaatgattctcaataacaggatactttatcagctcctaaaacaaatgattctcaataacaggacactttatcaggtCCTGAaagaaatgattctcaataacaggacactttatcagctcctaaaacaaatgattctcaataacaggacactttatcaggtcctaaaacaaatgattctcaataacaaGACACTTTATCAGCGcctaaaacaaatgattctcaataacaggacactttatcagctcctaaaacaaatgattctcaataacaagacactttatcagctcctaaaacaaataattctcaataacaggacactttatcagctcctaaaacaaatgattctcaataacaggacactttatcagctccttcaagaaatgattctcaataacaagacactttatcagctcctaaaacaaatgattctcaataacaggacactttatcagctcctaaaacaaatgattctcaataacaggacactttatcagctcctaaaacaaatgattctcgataacaggacactttatcagctcctaaaagaaatgattctcaataacaggacactttatcagctcctaaaacaaatgattctcaataacaggacactttatcagctcctaaaacaaatgattctcaataacaggacactttatcagctccttaaagacaggattctcaataacaggacactttatcagctcctaaaacaaatgattctcaataacaggacactttatcagctccaaCAAGAAATtattctcaataacaggacactttatcagctcctaaaacaaatgattctcaataacaagacactttatcagctcctaaaacaaatgattctcaataacaggacaccttatcagctcctaaaacaaatgattctcaataacaggacactttatcagctccttcaagaaatgattctcaataacaagacactttatcagctcctaaaacaaatgattctcaataacaggacactttatcagctccttaaagacaggattctcaataacaggacactttatcagctcctaaaacaaatgattctcaataacaggacactttatcagctccttaAAGACAGGATTCTCAATAACaagacactttatcagctcctaaaacaaatgattctcaataacaggacactttatcagctcctaaaagaaatgattctcaataacaggacactttatcagctgcTTCaagaaatgattctcaataacaggacactttatcagctccttcaagaaatgattctcaataacaggacactttatcagctccttcaagaaatgattctcaataacaggacactttatcagctcctaaaacaaatgattctcaataacaggacactttatcagctcctaaaagaaatgattctcaataacaggacactttatcagctgcTTCaagaaatgattctcaataacaggacactttatcagctccttcaagaaatgattctcaataacaggacactttatcagctcctaaaacaaatgattctcaataacaggacactttatcagctcctaaaacaaatgattctcaataacaggacactttatcagctcctaaaagaaatgattctcacagacaggacactttatcagctccttaaagacaggattctcagtaacaggacactttatcagctcctaaaacaaatgattctcaataacaggacactttatcagctccttaAAGACAGGATTCTCAATAACaagacactttatcagctcctaaaacaaatgattctcaataacaggacactttatcagctcctaaaagaaatgattctcaataacaggacactttatcagctccttaaagaaatgattctcaataacaggacactttatcagctccttcaagaaatgattctcaataacaggacactttatcagctccttcaagaaatgattctcaataacaggacactttatcagctcctaaaacaaatgattctcaataacaggacactttatcagctcctaaaagaaatgattctcaataacaggacactttatcagctgcTTCaagaaatgattctcaataacaggacactttatcagctccttcaagaaatgattctcaataacaggacactttatcagatcctaaaacaaatgattctcaataacaggaccctttatcagctcctaaaacaaatgattctcaataacaggacactttatcagctcctaaaagaaatgattctcacagacaggacactttatcagctccttaaagacaggattctcagtaacaggacactttatcagctcctaaaacaaatgattctcaataacaagacactttatcagctcctaaaacaaatgattctcaataacaggacactttatcagctcctaaaagaaatgattctcaataacaggacactttatcagctcctaaaacaaatgattctcaataacaggacactttatcagctccttaaagacaggattctcaataacaggacactttatcagctcttaaaagaaatgattctcaataacaggacactttatcaggtCCTGAaagaaatgattctcaataacaggacactttatcagctccttcaagaaatgattctcaataacaggacactttatcagctccttaaagacaggattctcaataacaggacgttttatcagctcctaaaagaaatgattctcaataacaggacactttatcagctccttaaagacaggattctcaataacaggacgttttatcagctcctaaaagaaatgattctcaataacaggatactttatcagctcctaaaacaaatgattctcaataacaggacactttatcagctcctaaaacaaatgattctcaataacaggacactttatcaggtcctaaaacaaatgattctcaataacaaGACACTTTATCAGCGcctaaaacaaatgattctcaataacaggacactttatcagctcctaaaacaaatgattctcaataacaagacactttatcagctcctaaaacaaataattctcaataacaggacactttatcagctcctaaaacaaatgattctcaataacaggacactttatcagctccttcaagaaatgattctcaataacaagacactttatcagctcctaaaacaaatgattctcaataacaggacactttatcagctcctaaaacaaatgattctcacagacaggacactttatcagctccttaAAGACAGGATTCTCACagacaggacactttatcagctcctaaaagaaatgattctcaataacaggacactttatcagctcctaaaacaaatgattctcaataacaggacactttatcagctcctaaaacaaatgattctcaataacaggacactttatcagctccttaaagacaggattctcaataacaggacactttatcagctccttcaagaaatgattctcaataacaggacactttatcagctccttaaagacaggattctcaataacaggacactttatcagctcctaaaacaaatgattctcaataacaggacactttatcagctccttcaagaaatgattctcaataacaggacactttatcagctccttcaagaaatgattctcaataacaggacactttatcagctccttaAAGACAGGATTCTCACagacaggacactttatcagctgcTTCaagaaatgattctcaataacaggacactttatcagctcctgaaagaaatgattctcaataccaggacactttatcagctcctaaaagaaatgattctcaataacaggacactttatcagctcctaaaacaaatgattctcaataacaggacactttatcaggtCCTGAaagaaatgattctcaataacaggacactttatcaggtCCTTAaagaaatgattctcaataacaggacactttatcaggtcctaaaagaaatgattctcaataacaggacactttatcagctcctgaaagaaatgattctcaataacaggacactttatcagctccttaaagacaggattctcaataacaggacactttatcagctccttcAAGAAAGGATTCTCAATAATAGGACATTTTATCAGCTCCTCAAAGAAATTGctcctgggggcggggctaattgcccacatgacatcatgaggttgaaaatctgaaaacggTTTGTTTCAGAACACATCTCCTGAAAGGTCGAGACAGAGAGGGGGGATTTATTTGATTCTTGGGGGGGTTGTGGACACGCtagggacacatatttttgtcagaaaagcctgaaaagtgtattttgtattatatgtgacctttaagattctTTCAGTGGTTTTTTTAAACGTTACTAGTCCACTAAGTCCACACATCAGGGGGTCTTAGATGTCTCAAGGTGCAGGCCTAAAAGTGGAGGTGACAGCGTCTGCTCTGAGACTGtggaaaactgaaaatattagaGCTGCTCAATCTAGTGAACACTTTAAGTCCTTACTTAAGACCCATCTCTTTGAACTGGCTTTTAATACAAGTTGAGCTTTGACATGTTGACATTTTCTGCTCCTATCTATGCTGCTTATTATtgctctttgatttttttgtattgttgttTAGTGGCTTCTGTGTCCTAAGCCTGTGCAGCACTTTGTGGTTGTTATAAACATGCTACAGACATACAGTTTGACTTGACTAAAGTTGTTTCACTGGGTGCAGATCAATAATCTACTAAAGAATAACAGTCAGGTCAGTGTAAGCAGCCTGTGTGAAATATGATAGGGCCTCATTTACCAGGCCTGAGGTCTAGGTACTACTCAGCAGCGATGGTCCAACAGGCAGATTACATCCTCCCTTAAACAGACTCTCCACATCCAACGTTTCCCTCATCTATAAGcaataaaggagaaaaagtattaaatctttcttttttgatgAACACAGACTATGTATTCTTAATGCTTGTGACCATACAGCCCCAGATGTGACCACTGCTGCACAGCCACAGTGCTACAAGCTTCCACCATATGGCCCCACATTCAGTCCGTACTCTATGGATCCCGCCGGCACCAGAGGAATTCTGTGCATCTGTTCTAGTTCAGCTGCGAGGAGTCCCCGTGTTTGGAGACGCCCGAGGGGGTGTTGTGTGACTACTTTCACCACTGGCTAAATCAACAAAGTTTCAATGCAGTGGCCAACCACACTCAGCTGAAATATTTATCAGGGACTtgacaaaaagatgaaaaataaatgagtcaATTTTTTCATGGTCTTCCAGATTTTGAAAGATTGTTTCATTAAATTTACATGAGAATTTCGATTCATGTGTGCACAATCTATAATGGTCCTCTTCAATGGGACAGAGGCAGAGAAGGTCAGCTTCTTTTCCTCGACAGAACCACGACTTAGAAGTGGATTAACCAACTTTTTCCCTCATCACTCATCTAAGCAGTTTTAATTCTGATAAATAGACATACATTTACAGCAGAatcagaaaataaattatttttattccactttcattattttcataatGTTAACTATATTAAAAGGGAAGTGTTGCTTTTaatagaaattaaaattcagcccaaaaatgttgattttaaccAGAATCTGCTGCTGCGGTAAATGTATGAACTCCTGTTAATGACTGATGTTAACTGtcaatttattttatattaaaagaAAGGTGTTGCTAATTAGTCCTTGTGTGATTGCTTATCTGATAATCTGACTACTCAACTAACTCCatttaatttttgcaacattgCACTCCGTTCACTGAttatttcaatgtatttttgtcagtctttaATGTCATCCTATAACTTTagaagcagatggattggccagacacCATGTTGAAATATAATCATGcagtaaaaatatgaaacagtctatctggggggggggggggggggggtccaaacccaaggcccaggggccaaatccggtccatggtacagttacacccagcCCACAAGATCATTCCTaatcttattataactggctcTAAaatgtgaggtctgcagatttcctgtagaataaaaatgtaaacgtaACCTGGATGATGTGAAATATCCTGAAGTCATAAACgtgtcaaaaaaaaataaagaggaaaaataactagatcaaaagaaatgtgggaaaataaattatatatattaaaaaaatatatatatatattatacaaataaattcatttgtattttcatttcatattttcaattttgcattgaaaAATTATGGCTTCAACCTAAtatgttgacttttatttcatattttgaccatttttaatttattattttcactttttgtctcatgttttgaccttttcaactaatgattttgacttcccatctcatatttttaactgtcagttgattattttgactttttatctcacatgttgaccttttcaattgaatatttgactttttagccaatattttgaccttttaaatttatgattttaactttctatctcatatttttaactgtcaactgattattatgactttttatttaatattttggccCTTTTAATTCATCATTTCAACCTTGATATCAAATTTTAACCTCTaaggtgcaccattttaaattttaagccatatttttgccttgaaaatatgactgtgactttattttttcatatattcGCCTACTTAAAGcactattttaacatttaattttgtgttttgaccttttgaaacaaataagtttgactttatatctcagattttgagccttaacttatcattttgactttttaaatctcagaatcatttatcatcactgttaaCTTTTTTTCCCCTATAGTTAATTACTGGAGAAAAATCATGCTGACAgataaatgtggaccctgttaggcctaCAGGTCAGACCTTAACTCAGAATCCGGCCAGGTTAGAAGTCATTGTCAGATCTCAGAAACTGTATAGAGGAGTGTTTCGTGGACTCAGTAGAGAATGCTGAGGTTCTCTTTGATTGGGATATTTTACAATTCTTTTACAGAGGAGCTTTTCAGGCATACAGTTTACAATCATTAGTGTTAGGTTTGATGCATTTCTAAATGAATACATGATCAAAATGTACCCAAGAAAGTAACAATCCTGTAAGAAAATGCTAAAAAGGCaaagaattagaaaaaaataatcatgggGGGAGGGGAAGGTATTTGTTATATTGCAATACTGCATCGGAGTTTCAACAAAATTCACTGACATAATCCACTGGTAGATCACACACTACAGGCATGTTACATCTAAATAAGCATAGATCTCATTCAGggtggctggagcctatcccagctggttagtattcaaatatatttgtgttagggctgtcaaaagattcacattttaatctcaaataATTGCAGAATTTGTGCCGCTACTCCcaccctttttattgcattttaaaattccacttttttgcattttaacctgttttttctttaccaCAGAAAAGGAActtattttggatttaaaataataagaaaacagtaaaaggttcagatgacttttacTAGTCTACTGAAAGTCTGAGTGAAAGTGGAGAAAGTCttttaaagagaaatgagaCCTTAAGGAGCAGTGGGGGACTTATTTTACAGCtccatggctgcagggagacgctgatgCACCTTAGCCAGTGTGTTTGTAGGGACAATAAAACAtgcgattaattgcaattaaaaaatattagtgCATTACACTGTTAATTTTTTCAACTAAGACTATGACTAATAAAGTTTGTTGacctttttccatgagaaagactagatggagacaagacaaaaatagatctgttatGATTGAAACTGACTGAAGTAAGTTTAGTTtccatcaagatgactaaaactagactaaaaagtcatttagttttcgtcagacattcagactctgatatttctccactgtgggtaaatctgtcaacatacatctgtagctattctgcttctcagctgtagaaagtagGAACCCTGATTTGGTAGAGTGCACCAAAGActctaccatgatttggtaccagatttaggcaagagaataaaagttaagactaaaatcaaaGGACTTTCTACggactaaaacgagactaaaactagaaaggatagaaatgtgactgaaattaaaagagaTGTAATCTAAAGACGACAACAGCTGtccaaattaacactggtgaaTTAAATGTGGCCCTTACTCAGATTTAACTcaattaattttgacagccttagtTTATATACAAATGGGGATGAAATTATTTGCCCCCCtaaaaattttcagtttttcccaaGAGCTGGCAAACAATGCCAggagtttttccctttttcccaaacatccatgttttattttggacacttacattatttttctttgcacacagaaacagaattaTTTCACAGCCAAAAACtgaaattattagccccctttagaaAGGACTGTTTTGCTGAGCCATAGCACAGACCACTGTTGTTTAATGATGGTCTTTAActttacaaagttaaaaaaaggtaGAATCACGTTAAAACTGAGTGCTatcttcacatttacacactcCATATAAAAACCTGTTGATACTCAGTTTTAATGTAGAACAATTTAAGGAATTTTGCAGGGTTTGTCCCCGGAGGATAACGATAATGGGTTTTTTGTGTAACAAATCTAAGGAACCCCTGGTCTTAAACCTTGTGAGtcatgaaattttatttttaaccctcaggcatcactttaatttgctaccctttaaagccattaaggacaaaaacgtccacttccaaaaaactgctatgaaaacttaacagattcatattttttatttttttattttttttgcataagtctcttaaacaacttcagctgtgctcagaaccaccaaatattcaatcattttgaggattttaacctttcaaatgccagtttgatgacctaaagtcaatgttgttttttatgaaaaaggtgaaaaaatgtgaaatcttcctAAAACCAAATCTTGGATGGCTgaggcattatttctaaatccagcttgatTATGATGGAAtaattagccaaaatattgactttgatgcatttttagtttttgtgtagcatctgatttaaaatgtcctACCCTTTCAaatcattaaggacaaaaatgtccacttccaaaaatgcCAATATAAACagtatacattaatatttttttctgcttttttggtcaaaccttttgatcaacttcagttctgattAAAACAATCAATTATTGAAtagttttcaggattttaaccctttaaattccagtgtgattacaggatggtcatattttttctaaaaaaacaaacccacacacaagagtaattattttccagataacaTAAGTCAGTGGGTGGGGggtgtttttaaatcagtcctgggtacGTCAAACATTAGCccaaatattgactttgatgcattattagtttttgcgaagcatctgatttaaaatgtaaaacccttTCAAGTCACTTGTGGATGAAAAAGGTCCCaatgactcccattcaaaccatgTTTTTTGATCTCATAGCCATTGCATGATAtctgtcattttttatgttcatcactaaaatcagTCATTTCCCCATTATAGGCCTATGCATGAAAAGCCTGTCATTTCATTAGTTTGTGTGCTTGAGTTATTGAGCTTATTAGGCTATTTCAAgatagtgtttgtgtgtctgcgtgtgtgcatgtgtgtcatgTGTCTTTGAATCAGACAGATCGACAGCTTGACCTCAAACCTTACTCAGGTCACACATGCACTTCAAGGAGTTTGCTGTGgagaaaaccaaaacaatgcTTAGGGAGTTTATGCACCTGCTTGGATTCCTGTCAGAAACTGTGTGTGGCTTGGCTATCTGGACATTTTATTCCTTCTGCACCTTTATAGGGTAGTACATTTGTTTCAGTGATCTCCTGACCTATTAaagcaattgaaatttgaattcaaaaatttgccTAGAAAGgaactttgttgcaaaaaatttGATCATATGCACTAACTCAGCCAACATGGTGAgctgagaaagaagaaaaatgtgcccaaatggacaaaaatgtccctctAGTGATgcctaaagggttaaaagaaacATAAGTATAGGACTGCAACAGTATGTGCAAGTGTAAAAGATATTTGTTAACAGTCCAGATAGCTTGCTCACACTTAAAACTAAAGGGGTGAAGAAAACTGAgttatgtcatgtttttaagacCTACCAGCAGAGAAGGACCTGCAGGTTGGTGAGCCTTGGTTTAGAGGGCTCATTTTAAAACCCTGCAAGCTTTAAGGCCTGTAATACTCGTTTCAGCATCTTCTGTGGACATAGATCAACAAAGGTTCACTTTCAGCTTCAGGAACATTTCTGTAGAAAAATAAGTATAACAGTTAGCACACTCCTCTGTGGGTAATATAGGACATTTGCCTTGTTATTTATATTCTAAGACTAAAACAAAATGTAGTTCATTCAAAATTTTTATTTGGACAGAAAAAACTGGATTGCAATTATTAGAAACAACAAAATCAAGGGAAATTGCAATATTAGACCAACAGGTAAGAGTATATCACAGGTCAGTAACACTAAATGTACTGTTAAATTACTGCCACCATATCATTAGAAGAACGCTAACTGCAATAAATTCAAACAGAGATTAGTGCTTTGTCTGGTACACAGTCTACATTCCTAACCCACCAAGCAACAGTGAGACGAACGCCTTAACAAAACAGTTACTGCAGCACACAATGATTAGAACATTTCAGAGCAATGCAAGCTTTAGGACTCCTACTCCTTCAATTTACAGCATAAAGATAACTGTTTTTAACTATGAgtaaaaaactgtattttagaCTACATAAAATCTGTTAACCAAGATTTTCTTGTCTTGTCATGTAAAAGAAGGAGCTTATGTAATAAATCAGGCTGTAAaaggaccttttttttttagattcttGGTAAGCTTGAAACAAATGTGGGCTCTCTCTTTTAGGAGAAAAGGTTAAATACTCTTGTATTTACACACCCACTCGCTCTGTGTACAGCAAAAAAATTCTGTTGAACATTTTATCTCGACTCAGTtcaacatgacaaaaactacattagaGTGGCAGAGCCAGATCTAACGTCCACATCCAAAAGTCTTATTCCACTCTTCATAAAGCTCCAAGTCTTTCGATGACACACTGGGCCGTACCGTCCTCAGGGCTTCCTGGAAGTCACTGTAGAGGATTGGTCTCACCTCATCTGCAGTAATCGTGGCGATGTCACTGAGCTGGATGCTGCGGATTGGCCCCAGTGCTGCTTCTTTACACAGATGAGTCATATCAGCTCCAGAGAAGCCCTCTGTAGCCGTCACCACACTCTCCAGCTCTGACTCTCTCAGCTGGTTCTTCTCTCGAGCCATGAGGTTGGTCACTATCTGCCATCGCGCGGTGGCTTCAGGCAGCGGGATGTATAACCTTTTAGCCAGGCGTCGCCGCGCAGCCTCATCTATCTCTTGCGGCCGGTTGGTGGCACCTACCACCAGAATGCGGTCTTCTGCAGCCGTGGCTGCCCCGTCCAGCTGGACCAGGAACTCTGTCTTTATCCTGCGTGATGAGTCATGCTCCCCGTCTGTGCGCTGGGACAACAGTGAGTCAATTTCATCGATGAAAATGACAGCAGGCTGGTGGCAGCGTGCAATGGCAAACAGGGCCctcaccattttttctccttCGCCCACCCATTTGGACGTGAGCGATGAAGCGCTGATGCTAAAGAAGGTGGCACCGGACTGGCAAGCTATGCATTTTCCTATCAGAGTTTTTCCAGTACCTGGGGGTCCAAACAGCAGGATTCCTTTAGGTGGACCACGGAGGCCAGTAAAAATATCAGGTCGCAGCATGGGCCAAACCACAATCTCCTTAATTGTGGTCTTTGCAAACTCCAGGCCTGCTATGTCATCCCAAGCAACAGGGGGTCCGTGATCCATGATCTCACTCATGATGAGCTCGACAATCTTTGGCTCAAAGTTTTTCAGACGCTCATCCAGAATCTGAGGTTCCCCAGCAGAATCCCGGCTCGCCCCACCTTCTTCCTCTCCTTGTCGTGGCATAGGTGACACAAATTTAGAAAATGCCCCTCGGGGTCTGTTAGCACCCAGAGATTTCTTAACAGCTGCTGACATACCGGCGCTCTGACCTCTCTGGGGTTGCTGCGAATGCTTTTTCTGCTGATCAACGATGAACTGCTCACGAGCGGTTTTGAAACTGCTCCCACCTCGTGGCTCATTGCTTGCTTGCCCTCTGTGTTGCCCCCTTCCACCATCCCCGGCGTCTGGGCTGTAAAAATTCTTACGTTTAGCAGGGTTGGAGCTGGAAAAGACAGAGGGCTGATGATTTTGTGTGCCGTTTGCAGGGCCTGGGTTGCCCTGCGGAAGAGTCGCAGAAGGATGACTAAACACTGACTGTGGTCTAGCTGGGGGTCGGAAGAATGAATTTGAATTACCTGAGATACCCTCAGAGCTTCTCGGCCTTTCTGGCATAAAATTAGAAGCAGGATTACTGGGGGTGttataatctatttttttagGCTGTGGTGTGACTGTAGGTTTAAATAACGCAGCATCTGATCTGACAGCAGTTAATGGAGCAGACAAAGGGTTTCCTTTGCTCTCTTGCCCAACACATATGTTTGCATCTTCTGATGCCACCAGGGAGCCTCCTCCCACCGCCTGAATCATCTTCTTCACACTTGGTAGCTCCATCACATTCTCCGCAGTCAGGGAGGACTCCCATTTGTCACTGTAGTTCCTCTGACTGCGGGCCAGATGCAGTGCGCTCTCTGCATAGTTGTTGAGCCCTTTGCAGGGGTCATCCGAGTCCAGGACTGCAGCATAGCGCTCCGAGTAGGTCCTAAGCAGGCTGTCCATGCCTGCCTGAGAGACCTGGGAGCTTGCCCATGCATACTGAATGGAGAGGATGTGGGCCCGGTAGGCATCGGCCGTCTGTTCAG is a window of Cheilinus undulatus linkage group 6, ASM1832078v1, whole genome shotgun sequence DNA encoding:
- the fignl1 gene encoding fidgetin-like protein 1 isoform X1; its protein translation is MCKNWSRPGMSGAHLDEWQRRSFDISSGSCTPEQTADAYRAHILSIQYAWASSQVSQAGMDSLLRTYSERYAAVLDSDDPCKGLNNYAESALHLARSQRNYSDKWESSLTAENVMELPSVKKMIQAVGGGSLVASEDANICVGQESKGNPLSAPLTAVRSDAALFKPTVTPQPKKIDYNTPSNPASNFMPERPRSSEGISGNSNSFFRPPARPQSVFSHPSATLPQGNPGPANGTQNHQPSVFSSSNPAKRKNFYSPDAGDGGRGQHRGQASNEPRGGSSFKTAREQFIVDQQKKHSQQPQRGQSAGMSAAVKKSLGANRPRGAFSKFVSPMPRQGEEEGGASRDSAGEPQILDERLKNFEPKIVELIMSEIMDHGPPVAWDDIAGLEFAKTTIKEIVVWPMLRPDIFTGLRGPPKGILLFGPPGTGKTLIGKCIACQSGATFFSISASSLTSKWVGEGEKMVRALFAIARCHQPAVIFIDEIDSLLSQRTDGEHDSSRRIKTEFLVQLDGAATAAEDRILVVGATNRPQEIDEAARRRLAKRLYIPLPEATARWQIVTNLMAREKNQLRESELESVVTATEGFSGADMTHLCKEAALGPIRSIQLSDIATITADEVRPILYSDFQEALRTVRPSVSSKDLELYEEWNKTFGCGR
- the fignl1 gene encoding fidgetin-like protein 1 isoform X2 encodes the protein MSGAHLDEWQRRSFDISSGSCTPEQTADAYRAHILSIQYAWASSQVSQAGMDSLLRTYSERYAAVLDSDDPCKGLNNYAESALHLARSQRNYSDKWESSLTAENVMELPSVKKMIQAVGGGSLVASEDANICVGQESKGNPLSAPLTAVRSDAALFKPTVTPQPKKIDYNTPSNPASNFMPERPRSSEGISGNSNSFFRPPARPQSVFSHPSATLPQGNPGPANGTQNHQPSVFSSSNPAKRKNFYSPDAGDGGRGQHRGQASNEPRGGSSFKTAREQFIVDQQKKHSQQPQRGQSAGMSAAVKKSLGANRPRGAFSKFVSPMPRQGEEEGGASRDSAGEPQILDERLKNFEPKIVELIMSEIMDHGPPVAWDDIAGLEFAKTTIKEIVVWPMLRPDIFTGLRGPPKGILLFGPPGTGKTLIGKCIACQSGATFFSISASSLTSKWVGEGEKMVRALFAIARCHQPAVIFIDEIDSLLSQRTDGEHDSSRRIKTEFLVQLDGAATAAEDRILVVGATNRPQEIDEAARRRLAKRLYIPLPEATARWQIVTNLMAREKNQLRESELESVVTATEGFSGADMTHLCKEAALGPIRSIQLSDIATITADEVRPILYSDFQEALRTVRPSVSSKDLELYEEWNKTFGCGR